In Streptomyces durocortorensis, a genomic segment contains:
- a CDS encoding AMP-binding protein — MRRTGTVAELVRRQWGDHRPALKHGPTVLSHHQVVEGAAARAALLADLLPSRSEPHLGVLLDNTPDFPMWLSAAALAGAAVAGINPTRRGPELARDILHTEAPLLITARAHLPLLADLELPGVRVLVTDTEAYAALLAPYAGARPGDALVSPVGPGSRMLLYFTSGSTGAPKAAICTQGRLAGAGHSLAGHFGVRPADVHYICMPMFHGNAVLADWAPALAAGAAIALRPRFSASAFLDDVRAYGATYFTYVGRAVQYLLATPERPDDREHPLRLGFGTEAGAVDAARFRERFGVELVEGYGSSEGGAAIQRSPGTPTGAIGRAAPGDDLAVVDPETGAERAPARFDAGGKLLNGDEAIGELVNRGPTPFEGYWRNPEADAERARRGWYWTGDLFYRDADGYLYFAGRTDDRLRVDSENLAAAMIEHILARWEEAAAAAVYAVPDPVTGDRVMAALALRPGAAFDPGAFTAFLRVQPDLGTKMAPRFVRIVERMPVTATNKVHRVALRKAGFRCADPVWWDRHGDGTYAPLDDGSLAALLAQYEERGRAR; from the coding sequence ATGAGGCGTACCGGCACCGTCGCGGAACTCGTACGACGTCAATGGGGTGACCACCGGCCCGCCCTGAAGCACGGCCCCACCGTGCTCAGTCATCACCAGGTGGTCGAGGGCGCCGCCGCCCGGGCGGCGCTCCTGGCGGATCTGCTGCCGAGCCGCAGCGAACCGCACCTCGGCGTACTGCTCGACAACACCCCTGATTTCCCGATGTGGCTCAGCGCGGCGGCCCTGGCCGGGGCCGCCGTCGCGGGGATCAACCCCACCCGGCGCGGCCCCGAGCTGGCCCGCGACATCCTGCACACCGAGGCCCCGCTCCTGATCACCGCGCGGGCCCACCTGCCGCTCCTCGCGGACCTGGAGCTGCCGGGCGTGCGGGTCCTGGTCACCGATACCGAGGCGTACGCCGCCCTGCTCGCCCCCTACGCGGGCGCACGCCCCGGCGACGCCCTCGTCTCCCCGGTCGGCCCCGGCAGCCGCATGCTCCTCTACTTCACCTCCGGCTCCACCGGCGCGCCCAAGGCGGCGATCTGCACCCAGGGCCGTCTGGCCGGGGCCGGGCATTCCCTCGCGGGACACTTCGGGGTCCGGCCCGCCGACGTCCACTACATCTGCATGCCGATGTTCCACGGCAACGCGGTGCTCGCCGACTGGGCCCCCGCGCTCGCCGCCGGGGCCGCCATAGCCCTGCGCCCCCGCTTCTCCGCCTCCGCCTTCCTCGACGACGTACGCGCCTACGGGGCGACGTACTTCACGTACGTCGGGCGGGCCGTGCAGTATCTGCTGGCCACCCCCGAGCGCCCCGACGACCGGGAGCATCCGTTGCGCCTGGGCTTCGGCACCGAGGCGGGCGCGGTGGACGCGGCCCGGTTCCGGGAGCGTTTCGGCGTGGAGCTGGTCGAGGGGTACGGCTCTTCCGAGGGCGGCGCGGCGATCCAGCGGAGTCCCGGCACCCCGACGGGCGCGATCGGCCGGGCCGCTCCGGGTGACGACCTCGCCGTCGTCGACCCGGAGACCGGTGCGGAGCGCGCTCCGGCCCGCTTCGACGCGGGCGGCAAGCTGCTCAACGGGGACGAGGCCATCGGTGAGCTGGTCAACCGGGGGCCGACGCCCTTCGAGGGCTACTGGCGCAACCCGGAGGCGGACGCGGAACGGGCCCGGCGCGGCTGGTACTGGACCGGCGACCTCTTCTACCGGGACGCCGACGGCTACCTCTACTTCGCGGGCCGCACCGACGACCGGCTCCGGGTCGACAGCGAGAACCTGGCCGCCGCGATGATCGAGCACATCCTGGCCCGCTGGGAGGAGGCGGCCGCAGCCGCGGTCTACGCCGTCCCGGACCCGGTCACCGGCGACCGGGTGATGGCCGCCCTGGCCCTCCGGCCGGGCGCGGCCTTCGACCCGGGGGCCTTCACCGCGTTCCTGCGCGTCCAGCCGGACCTGGGGACGAAGATGGCACCGCGGTTCGTCCGGATCGTTGAGCGGATGCCGGTCACCGCGACGAACAAGGTCCACCGGGTGGCGCTGCGCAAGGCCGGCTTCCGCTGCGCGGATCCGGTGTGGTGGGACCGGCACGGCGACGGTACGTACGCACCACTGGACGACGGGAGCCTTGCCGCTCTGCTCGCACAGTACGAGGAACGGGGAAGGGCTCGGTGA
- a CDS encoding radical copper oxidase GlxA, translating into MKYRPSRRTRRLAISTAVVLALAGANGPWLYRFSTERYHEYKINQQEYKAANGHWSFLDIPSEFRINTIHAALLHTGKVLLVAGSGNNQKNFDAKSFRSVLWDPKTDTFKNIPTPKDMFCAGHTQLPDGKLLIAGGTKRYEKLEGDVTKAGGLMIVHNEDPDKPITLPAGTRFTGKENGKTFVSKDPVLVEKATKVFDKETGAFLRNDPGLGRIYVEAQKAGKKYETGTEDNYRVAGLSGSDTRNVYGIAQKLALDKKDFQGIREAFEFDPVAEKYITVDPMKEARWYPTLTTLEDGKVLALSGLDEIGQIVPGKDEIYDPKTKEWEYTGIERRFPTYPAVFLLNDGKLFYSGSNAGYGPADVGRDPGVWDLSTNKFKKIPGLSDPDQMETSATVRLPPAQDEKFMVIGGGGVGESEKSSEKSRLVDLQKKNPRFTDGASLSEGTRYPSASLLPDDSLLVTGGSNDYRGRSGSDVLQARLYDAKSDTYKRVADPRVGRNYHSGSVLLPDGRVMIFGSDSLFSDKANTRPGVFEQRIEIYTPPYLYRDSRPELTAGPKKIERGGTGLFTTQHASSITSAKLMRPSAVTHVTDTDQRTIALEMKKSADGITVTVPENRALVPAGWYMLFVTDAEGTPSEGMWVEVPE; encoded by the coding sequence ATGAAGTACCGTCCGAGCCGCCGTACACGCCGCCTGGCGATCAGTACGGCGGTGGTTCTCGCGCTCGCGGGAGCGAACGGGCCGTGGCTGTACCGCTTCAGCACCGAGCGCTACCACGAGTACAAGATCAACCAGCAGGAGTACAAGGCGGCCAACGGCCACTGGTCCTTCCTGGACATCCCGTCCGAGTTCAGGATCAACACGATCCACGCGGCGCTGCTGCACACCGGCAAGGTGCTGCTCGTCGCGGGCTCCGGCAACAACCAGAAGAACTTCGACGCGAAGAGCTTCCGCTCGGTGCTGTGGGACCCGAAGACGGACACCTTCAAGAACATCCCCACCCCCAAGGACATGTTCTGCGCCGGGCACACCCAGCTGCCCGACGGCAAGCTCCTCATAGCCGGCGGCACCAAGCGCTACGAGAAGCTGGAGGGCGATGTCACCAAGGCCGGCGGCCTGATGATCGTCCACAACGAGGACCCGGACAAGCCGATCACCCTGCCCGCGGGCACCCGCTTCACCGGCAAGGAGAACGGCAAGACGTTCGTCTCCAAGGACCCGGTGCTGGTCGAGAAGGCCACCAAGGTCTTCGACAAGGAGACCGGCGCGTTCCTGCGCAACGACCCCGGGCTCGGCCGGATCTACGTCGAGGCGCAGAAGGCCGGCAAGAAGTACGAGACCGGCACCGAGGACAACTACCGAGTGGCGGGCCTGTCCGGCTCGGACACCCGCAACGTCTACGGGATCGCACAGAAGCTGGCCCTGGACAAGAAGGACTTCCAGGGAATCCGTGAGGCCTTCGAGTTCGACCCGGTGGCGGAGAAGTACATCACCGTCGACCCGATGAAGGAGGCCCGCTGGTATCCGACCCTGACGACGCTGGAGGACGGCAAGGTCCTCGCACTGTCGGGTCTGGACGAGATCGGGCAGATCGTCCCGGGCAAGGACGAGATCTACGACCCGAAGACCAAGGAGTGGGAGTACACCGGCATCGAGCGGAGGTTCCCCACCTACCCGGCGGTCTTCCTGCTCAACGACGGCAAGCTCTTCTACTCCGGCTCCAACGCCGGGTACGGCCCGGCGGACGTCGGACGCGACCCGGGCGTCTGGGACCTGTCCACCAACAAGTTCAAGAAGATCCCCGGGCTCAGCGACCCGGACCAGATGGAGACCTCGGCGACCGTACGGCTGCCCCCCGCCCAGGACGAGAAGTTCATGGTGATCGGCGGCGGCGGGGTCGGCGAGTCGGAGAAGTCCAGCGAGAAGTCCCGGCTGGTCGACCTCCAGAAGAAGAACCCCAGGTTCACCGACGGCGCGTCCCTCTCCGAGGGCACCCGCTACCCCAGCGCCTCCCTGCTCCCCGACGACTCGCTGCTGGTGACCGGCGGCTCCAACGACTACCGGGGGCGCAGCGGCTCGGACGTGCTCCAGGCCCGGCTGTACGACGCGAAGAGCGACACGTACAAGCGGGTCGCCGATCCGCGGGTGGGCCGGAACTACCACTCGGGTTCGGTGCTGCTGCCGGACGGGCGGGTCATGATCTTCGGTTCGGACTCGCTCTTCTCGGACAAGGCCAACACCCGGCCCGGCGTCTTCGAGCAGCGCATCGAGATCTACACCCCGCCCTACCTCTACCGGGACTCCCGGCCCGAGCTGACGGCCGGGCCCAAGAAGATCGAGCGCGGCGGTACGGGCCTGTTCACCACGCAGCACGCCTCCTCGATCACCTCGGCGAAGCTGATGCGGCCCTCGGCGGTCACCCATGTCACCGACACCGACCAGCGCACCATCGCGCTGGAGATGAAGAAGTCGGCGGACGGGATCACCGTCACCGTGCCGGAGAACCGGGCGCTGGTGCCCGCGGGCTGGTACATGCTGTTCGTCACCGACGCCGAGGGCACGCCGTCCGAGGGCATGTGGGTCGAGGTGCCCGAGTAG
- a CDS encoding glycosyltransferase family 2 protein — translation MTSTPPGDRQENDASRTTQLRIPQQLRTGAPRRRARKEKELPRYDYEHYSRLAGPLTQPPAGKPYKVQYRSLISQEPHRVRAALLLGAAPLVSLGLFAWLMQPSHWTDRDPNLDNDLLLVLDIIMLVSIGLIELFRTMNVLSNAHATLVARDPVPVVPETGTKVAFLTSFVPGKEPLEMVTKTLEAAVKIRHRGLMHVWLLDEGNDPAVKEVCARLGVHHFSRKGVAHWNQAKGPHRAKTKHGNYNAWLDAHGGDYDFFASVDTDHIPLPNYLERMLGYFRDPDVGFVIGPQVYGNYDTFVTKAAESQQFLFHALIQRAGNRYGAPMFVGTSNAVRISALKQIGGLYDSITEDMATGFEIHRHRNPVTGKKWRSVYTPDVLAVGEGPTAWTDFFTQQLRWSRGTYETIIGQFWKGFGTMPPGKLFNYTMMIIFYPMSALNWILAALSCALFLGMGASGVQIDPTIWMMLYGNASALQIGLYIWNRRHNVSPHEPEGSGGLAGMVMSALSAPIYARSLMDAVLRRKSSFVVTPKGDSSSPDTLFGTFRIHLFFIVVFGASMVSSFFLGHSHPAMVTWASLALLITAAPIIGWKYTIRAEKKKRRAGGGSHRSGGPAPEPRPQPLPGAPGNDQTMQIALGGRKK, via the coding sequence ATGACGTCGACGCCGCCAGGCGACCGGCAGGAGAACGACGCTTCCCGGACGACACAGCTCCGGATACCGCAGCAGCTGCGGACCGGGGCGCCGCGGCGGCGTGCGCGGAAAGAGAAAGAGCTGCCGCGCTACGACTACGAGCACTACAGCCGGCTCGCCGGCCCGCTGACGCAGCCGCCCGCGGGCAAGCCGTACAAGGTGCAGTACCGCTCGCTCATATCCCAGGAGCCGCACCGGGTGCGCGCGGCGCTCCTGCTCGGCGCGGCGCCGCTCGTCTCGCTCGGCCTCTTCGCCTGGCTGATGCAGCCCAGCCACTGGACGGACCGCGACCCCAACCTGGACAACGACCTCCTGCTGGTCCTCGACATCATCATGCTGGTCTCGATCGGCCTGATCGAGCTGTTCCGCACGATGAACGTCCTGTCGAACGCGCACGCCACCCTCGTCGCCCGGGACCCGGTTCCGGTGGTCCCGGAGACCGGCACCAAGGTCGCCTTCCTCACCTCCTTCGTTCCCGGCAAGGAACCGCTGGAGATGGTGACGAAGACCCTGGAGGCGGCCGTGAAGATCCGCCACCGCGGTCTGATGCACGTCTGGCTGCTGGACGAGGGCAACGACCCCGCGGTCAAGGAGGTCTGCGCCCGGCTCGGTGTGCACCACTTCTCCCGCAAGGGCGTGGCCCACTGGAACCAGGCCAAGGGCCCGCACCGGGCCAAGACCAAGCACGGCAACTACAACGCCTGGCTGGACGCGCACGGCGGCGACTACGACTTCTTCGCCTCGGTCGACACCGACCACATCCCGCTGCCGAACTACCTGGAGCGGATGCTCGGCTACTTCCGCGACCCGGACGTCGGCTTCGTCATCGGCCCGCAGGTCTACGGCAACTACGACACCTTCGTCACCAAGGCCGCCGAGTCGCAGCAGTTCCTCTTCCACGCGCTGATCCAGCGCGCGGGCAACCGCTACGGCGCGCCCATGTTCGTCGGCACCAGCAACGCGGTCCGGATCTCGGCGCTCAAGCAGATCGGCGGCCTGTACGACTCGATCACCGAGGACATGGCCACCGGCTTCGAGATCCACCGCCACCGCAACCCGGTCACCGGCAAGAAGTGGCGCTCGGTCTACACCCCGGACGTGCTGGCCGTCGGCGAGGGCCCGACCGCCTGGACGGACTTCTTCACCCAGCAGCTGCGCTGGTCGCGGGGCACGTACGAGACGATCATCGGGCAGTTCTGGAAGGGCTTCGGGACCATGCCGCCCGGCAAGCTCTTCAACTACACGATGATGATCATCTTCTATCCGATGTCGGCCCTGAACTGGATCCTCGCGGCTCTCAGCTGCGCGCTGTTCCTCGGCATGGGCGCCTCCGGGGTCCAGATCGACCCGACGATCTGGATGATGCTGTACGGCAACGCCTCCGCCCTCCAGATCGGCCTGTACATCTGGAACCGCCGCCACAACGTCTCGCCGCACGAGCCCGAGGGCTCCGGCGGTCTCGCGGGCATGGTGATGTCCGCGCTCTCCGCCCCGATCTACGCCCGTTCGCTGATGGACGCGGTGCTGCGCCGCAAGAGCTCCTTCGTGGTGACCCCCAAGGGCGACTCGTCCAGCCCGGACACCCTCTTCGGCACCTTCCGCATCCACCTGTTCTTCATCGTCGTCTTCGGCGCCTCGATGGTCTCCTCCTTCTTCCTCGGCCACAGCCACCCCGCGATGGTCACCTGGGCCTCGCTCGCGCTGCTGATCACCGCCGCGCCGATCATCGGCTGGAAGTACACGATCCGCGCCGAGAAGAAGAAACGCCGGGCAGGCGGAGGATCGCACCGCAGCGGCGGACCGGCCCCGGAGCCGCGGCCCCAGCCCCTGCCCGGGGCACCCGGGAACGACCAGACCATGCAGATCGCCCTTGGGGGACGTAAGAAATGA
- a CDS encoding peptidoglycan-binding protein has protein sequence MPVPVFEEYEPAIDCTCAGCAVRRRAAARALPVRYGGHPAAHGARRALVLATAAGVVLSCGAAGAAAAADPAPGAPHADGGGDHPEPATPQGETGPLKGSGASGPPSAAPDARRTTRADIINRAKKWVAAKVPYSMEKYWSDGYRQDCSGYVSMAWNLGSNEWTGSLARYGTRIARADLQPGDILLFHNPADPAKGSHVTIFGGWTDYRRSHYVAYEQARPQTRKQSTPMAYWNNSDRYVAYRYKGVTGGSPGSGSATAFPGAARFGPGSNNKYVTQLGRMLVQRGGKRFYAVGPGPVWSSADRRATQAFQQAQGWRGAEADGIPGPDTWKLLTTGKGRDIPAAGAGGSPNTAVAFPGRGYFKPGQSNGHVDRLGRQLVKKGYGKHYVSGPSPLWTEADRRNVEAFQRAQGWRGGAADGYPGPETWRRLFA, from the coding sequence ATGCCTGTGCCGGTCTTCGAGGAGTACGAGCCCGCCATCGACTGCACGTGCGCGGGGTGCGCCGTGCGCCGCCGCGCCGCCGCGAGGGCCCTGCCGGTGCGGTACGGCGGCCACCCGGCCGCGCACGGCGCCCGCCGAGCCCTGGTGCTGGCCACCGCCGCCGGGGTGGTCCTCTCCTGCGGGGCCGCCGGTGCTGCGGCCGCCGCCGACCCCGCCCCGGGGGCCCCGCACGCCGACGGGGGCGGTGACCACCCCGAGCCGGCCACCCCGCAGGGCGAGACGGGCCCGCTGAAGGGGTCCGGCGCCTCGGGCCCGCCGTCCGCCGCTCCGGACGCGCGCCGGACGACCCGGGCCGACATCATCAACCGGGCCAAGAAGTGGGTGGCCGCGAAGGTCCCGTACAGCATGGAGAAGTACTGGTCGGACGGGTACCGCCAGGACTGCTCCGGCTACGTGTCGATGGCCTGGAACCTCGGAAGCAACGAGTGGACCGGCAGCCTCGCCCGGTACGGGACCCGGATCGCCCGCGCCGACCTCCAGCCCGGCGACATCCTCCTCTTCCACAACCCGGCCGACCCCGCCAAGGGCTCCCACGTCACGATCTTCGGCGGCTGGACGGACTACAGGCGCAGCCACTACGTCGCCTACGAGCAGGCGCGTCCGCAGACGCGGAAGCAGTCGACGCCCATGGCGTACTGGAACAACTCCGACCGCTATGTCGCCTACCGCTACAAGGGCGTCACCGGCGGCTCGCCCGGCTCGGGCTCCGCCACGGCCTTCCCCGGCGCTGCGCGGTTCGGCCCCGGCAGCAACAACAAGTACGTCACCCAGCTCGGCCGGATGCTGGTCCAGCGGGGCGGCAAGCGCTTCTACGCGGTCGGCCCCGGCCCCGTATGGAGCTCGGCGGACCGGCGGGCGACCCAGGCCTTCCAGCAGGCCCAGGGCTGGCGGGGCGCGGAGGCCGACGGCATCCCCGGCCCGGACACCTGGAAACTGCTGACCACCGGCAAGGGCCGCGACATCCCGGCCGCGGGGGCGGGCGGCAGCCCGAATACGGCCGTCGCCTTCCCCGGGCGCGGCTATTTCAAGCCGGGGCAGTCCAACGGCCATGTCGACCGGCTCGGCAGACAGTTGGTGAAGAAGGGATACGGCAAGCACTACGTGTCGGGCCCCAGCCCGCTCTGGACCGAGGCCGACCGCCGCAACGTCGAGGCGTTCCAGCGGGCCCAGGGCTGGCGCGGCGGGGCGGCCGACGGATATCCGGGGCCGGAGACCTGGCGCCGGCTCTTCGCGTGA
- a CDS encoding SPFH domain-containing protein, translating into MRSGLAESTPGRAGAAEPAPLRTVHPEPPGERLRLGPARPAPGHGPVTPDRGRDLTRPAPDGEAARAASDPGAERPSPAPARSAPAVGADRPARGRPGPTPAHPAPAAEPNRPAPARPAPAPGPNSPASAPARPVPLDGNLHLKPVRRLRTEPAEEWTPHPSYGAEPGAGSGPGRGAVGDSGPDTELDLVLDLGPEDRAASATFSVPASGSASVPLPAPTASATSPGRRHSVIANESTASIPVHLLFRDDLEPDGAAALPAAVAGRAAGGERAPATRRPPVPRTPQTRVQPSTRPAPVADPRLAERPGPALPGYAALLTGAAGIAGGLAVLWWRGVLPAAWQTAVGIGPRTDVGVGAGGWALLALLAAVVLLALGGLGRGRVGYAWVLTLFGDYRGSVRRTGLVWVSPLLLRRRVDVRLRHWRSEPLPAVDANGTALRAVVLVVWRVEDTVRAALGIEDHEAYLSAQVEAAMARVLSQLPADAFHEDAPTLRDAEAVGDALTRMLKADCEPVGVEVYSAQPTGIEYAPEVAAAMQRRRIAAIDAKHRDSVLTSVVDAVDDTVNRLTTRGIVELDDYERKALVKDLTVAFYTGRSGGGDGA; encoded by the coding sequence GTGCGTTCTGGTCTGGCCGAGTCGACGCCTGGCCGTGCCGGTGCGGCCGAGCCCGCGCCGCTGCGGACCGTTCACCCGGAGCCGCCGGGGGAGCGCCTGCGCCTGGGCCCGGCCCGCCCGGCTCCGGGCCACGGCCCGGTCACGCCGGACCGGGGCCGGGACCTGACCCGCCCCGCCCCGGACGGCGAAGCCGCGCGCGCCGCATCGGACCCGGGAGCCGAGCGCCCGAGTCCGGCTCCCGCCCGGTCCGCTCCGGCCGTGGGGGCCGACCGCCCCGCCCGCGGCCGCCCGGGCCCGACCCCCGCCCACCCGGCTCCGGCAGCAGAGCCCAACCGCCCCGCCCCCGCCCGCCCCGCTCCGGCCCCAGGGCCCAACAGCCCGGCCTCCGCCCCCGCCCGCCCCGTCCCCCTGGACGGGAACCTCCACCTCAAGCCCGTCCGGCGTTTGAGGACGGAACCCGCGGAGGAGTGGACCCCGCACCCCTCCTACGGGGCCGAGCCGGGCGCCGGGAGCGGCCCCGGCAGGGGGGCCGTGGGCGACTCCGGGCCCGACACCGAGCTGGATCTCGTACTGGACCTCGGGCCGGAGGACCGGGCCGCATCCGCCACGTTCTCCGTTCCCGCCTCCGGCTCCGCCTCCGTACCCCTCCCCGCGCCCACCGCATCCGCCACGTCCCCCGGGCGCCGCCATTCCGTCATCGCCAACGAGTCCACCGCCTCCATCCCCGTACACCTCCTCTTCCGGGACGACCTGGAGCCCGACGGCGCAGCGGCGTTGCCCGCAGCCGTCGCCGGGCGCGCGGCCGGTGGGGAGCGTGCGCCCGCGACCCGGCGGCCGCCCGTGCCGCGTACGCCGCAGACGCGGGTGCAGCCCTCGACCCGGCCCGCCCCTGTCGCCGACCCCCGGCTCGCCGAGCGTCCCGGGCCCGCGCTGCCCGGGTACGCCGCCCTGCTCACCGGCGCGGCCGGAATCGCCGGTGGGCTGGCTGTCCTGTGGTGGCGGGGGGTGCTGCCCGCCGCCTGGCAGACCGCCGTCGGGATCGGCCCCCGTACCGACGTGGGCGTCGGGGCGGGCGGCTGGGCGCTGCTCGCCCTCCTGGCCGCCGTGGTGCTCCTCGCGCTCGGCGGCCTGGGCCGCGGGCGGGTCGGGTACGCGTGGGTGCTGACGCTCTTCGGCGACTACCGGGGCAGCGTCCGCCGCACCGGCCTCGTCTGGGTCTCGCCCCTGCTGTTGCGCCGCCGTGTCGACGTACGGCTGCGGCACTGGCGCAGCGAACCGCTGCCCGCCGTCGACGCCAACGGCACCGCACTGCGCGCGGTGGTCCTCGTCGTCTGGCGGGTCGAGGACACCGTGCGGGCCGCCCTCGGTATCGAGGACCACGAGGCATATCTCAGCGCCCAGGTCGAGGCTGCCATGGCCCGGGTCCTGTCCCAGCTGCCCGCCGACGCGTTCCACGAGGACGCCCCGACCCTGCGCGACGCGGAGGCGGTCGGCGACGCTCTGACCCGGATGCTGAAGGCGGACTGCGAACCCGTGGGCGTGGAGGTGTACTCGGCGCAGCCGACCGGCATCGAGTACGCCCCGGAGGTCGCGGCGGCGATGCAGCGGCGGCGGATCGCCGCGATCGACGCCAAGCACCGCGACAGCGTGCTCACCTCCGTGGTGGACGCGGTCGACGACACGGTCAACCGGCTCACCACCCGCGGCATCGTCGAGCTCGACGACTACGAACGCAAGGCCCTCGTCAAGGACTTGACCGTCGCGTTCTACACGGGCCGCAGTGGGGGAGGGGACGGGGCCTGA
- a CDS encoding lytic polysaccharide monooxygenase auxiliary activity family 9 protein: MRKRASAAVIGLAIAGVSVLATNTAGSHGYTDSPISRQKLCANGTVANCGSIQWEPQSVEGPKGFPAAGPADGRICSGGNGRFAQLDDPRGGNWPATQVTGGQGYSFRWRFTARHSTSDFRYYITKNGWDSTKPLTRAALESQPFMTVPYGNQQPPATLTHQGTIPTQKSGKHIILAVWNVADTANAFYACSDVKF; encoded by the coding sequence ATGCGGAAAAGAGCAAGCGCGGCCGTGATCGGCCTGGCGATAGCGGGCGTCTCGGTGCTCGCGACCAACACCGCCGGCAGCCACGGCTACACGGACTCCCCCATCAGCCGTCAGAAACTCTGCGCCAACGGCACAGTCGCCAACTGCGGCAGCATCCAGTGGGAGCCGCAGAGCGTCGAGGGGCCCAAGGGCTTCCCGGCGGCAGGGCCGGCGGACGGCAGGATCTGCTCCGGCGGCAACGGACGGTTCGCTCAGCTCGACGACCCGCGTGGCGGCAACTGGCCCGCCACCCAGGTCACCGGCGGGCAGGGCTACAGCTTCCGCTGGCGGTTCACCGCCCGCCACTCCACCAGCGACTTCCGCTACTACATCACCAAGAACGGCTGGGACTCGACCAAGCCGCTCACCCGGGCCGCACTCGAATCGCAGCCCTTCATGACCGTGCCCTACGGGAACCAGCAGCCGCCGGCCACCCTGACCCACCAGGGCACGATCCCCACCCAGAAGAGCGGCAAGCACATCATCCTCGCCGTGTGGAACGTGGCGGACACCGCCAACGCCTTCTACGCGTGCTCGGACGTTAAGTTCTGA
- a CDS encoding IclR family transcriptional regulator, which yields MALKPEPTAPFHSVQYALRVLESVSKHGNGVTDAQISRETGLPTGHLAPLLLTLRREGYVEQVSDGAYVIGASLLLLGSGAARRQALEVRLQHTLTQLRDAVGAAVYLSRYVDGEISVTQVADGPLTPAVNEWVDFRSSAHASAVGKCLLGQLDHDGRRDHLSRHKTARLTSRTITNEKILFSQLDAQSATVPVLDLQEYAVGTVCAAVPLTAGASAGCLALSLPIEDAHRLRAAADILGRQAAPVLLAL from the coding sequence GTGGCATTGAAGCCCGAGCCGACCGCGCCGTTCCACTCGGTGCAGTACGCCCTGCGCGTGCTCGAATCGGTCTCCAAGCACGGCAACGGTGTGACCGATGCCCAGATCTCCCGCGAGACGGGCCTGCCGACCGGCCACCTCGCCCCGCTCCTCCTCACACTGCGCCGCGAGGGCTATGTGGAGCAGGTCAGTGACGGCGCGTACGTCATCGGCGCCTCGCTGCTCCTGCTCGGCTCCGGGGCGGCCCGCCGCCAGGCCCTGGAGGTCCGGCTCCAGCACACCCTGACCCAGCTGCGCGACGCCGTCGGCGCGGCGGTCTACCTCAGCCGGTATGTGGACGGCGAGATCAGCGTGACGCAGGTGGCGGACGGGCCGCTCACCCCGGCGGTGAACGAGTGGGTGGACTTCCGCTCCTCCGCGCACGCCAGCGCGGTCGGCAAGTGTCTGCTGGGCCAGCTCGACCACGACGGGCGGCGCGATCACCTCTCCCGGCACAAGACGGCCCGGCTCACCTCGCGGACGATCACCAACGAGAAGATCCTCTTCTCCCAGCTCGACGCCCAGTCGGCCACGGTCCCGGTGCTGGACCTCCAGGAGTACGCGGTGGGCACCGTCTGCGCGGCCGTGCCCCTGACGGCCGGGGCCTCGGCGGGCTGCCTCGCCCTGTCCCTGCCGATCGAGGACGCGCACCGGCTGCGGGCGGCGGCCGACATCCTGGGCCGGCAGGCCGCTCCGGTGCTGCTGGCGCTGTAG